In the Pseudomonas orientalis genome, one interval contains:
- a CDS encoding PIN domain-containing protein, with protein MIGLDTNVLVRYVTQDEPVQSAKASRLIESLTAASPGFVSLVTVVELVWVLQSCYQSAKSDVVMVLETLLHTRELTVEHADIIWQALRKFIANKADFADCLIERCAHAAGCEYTATFDLNAVKATGMKRIG; from the coding sequence ATGATCGGCCTGGATACCAACGTGCTGGTGCGCTACGTCACCCAGGACGAGCCCGTGCAATCAGCCAAGGCGTCCAGACTGATCGAATCACTCACCGCCGCGTCACCGGGCTTTGTCAGCCTGGTGACCGTTGTGGAATTGGTGTGGGTATTGCAGTCCTGCTACCAGTCGGCCAAAAGCGATGTGGTGATGGTGCTGGAAACCCTGTTGCACACTCGCGAGCTCACGGTTGAGCACGCCGATATCATCTGGCAGGCACTGCGCAAGTTCATTGCGAACAAGGCAGACTTTGCCGATTGCCTGATCGAACGCTGCGCCCACGCGGCGGGTTGCGAATACACCGCCACCTTCGACCTGAATGCGGTCAAGGCGACGGGTATGAAACGGATCGGCTAG
- a CDS encoding AAA family ATPase, protein MKVTLNNVKSITSLEFVIPDPGVWVVTGLNGSGKTSLFGALYRLGAQNAFQKYYRNNSSLDQVDSFSDARIEYAINGQKVTYKYGGQRWRATPRSNAGLLKKFPFSAVDYVEANGARIEPFPDEIKDVKHHAAKKPIRDFLSEVLGDEKWQRLCYVNTRRGAGSDAYLVPFTVRGKRMYCSEKNFSLGELCVFKLAKKITTAAIGSLLLIDEVEMALHPLAQVKLLQQVILIAKERKLTVLFSTHSATLIKNINRKNLIFLKPDSFGVVDVQNYAYPAQVLGEIAFDEEYGTDFIFYVEDKHAQILLDLMCDMYLGIVQARRPGRPLYKVVPVGGFIQVLEMLKSAATIFPEHVKRFALLDEDVKTESLRDYKASNNRKALDLFESAKDNLDYLPCTPEVGVVEMLEVYAPRDLALLSRVNNLFSGHKLNIKSICSSAGYKLLVKVNVRDRAKDRLAHIVRVVTSKTGLDELHVKRTIFSEYVSFKYSNNGELQKLLGPIFN, encoded by the coding sequence ATGAAAGTCACTCTCAATAATGTGAAAAGTATCACAAGCTTAGAGTTTGTAATTCCCGACCCTGGTGTTTGGGTTGTTACTGGTTTAAATGGGTCTGGAAAAACTAGTCTGTTTGGGGCTCTGTATCGTTTAGGGGCTCAAAACGCGTTCCAAAAATACTATAGGAATAATTCGTCATTAGATCAGGTTGACTCTTTTTCTGATGCAAGAATTGAGTATGCTATCAATGGTCAAAAGGTTACGTACAAGTACGGTGGTCAACGATGGCGAGCTACGCCTAGAAGTAATGCTGGCTTGTTGAAGAAGTTTCCTTTTAGTGCTGTCGATTATGTAGAGGCTAATGGGGCTAGAATTGAGCCGTTTCCCGACGAAATCAAGGATGTTAAGCATCACGCCGCAAAAAAACCTATTAGAGACTTTCTTTCAGAAGTTTTAGGCGATGAAAAGTGGCAGCGCTTGTGTTATGTGAATACTAGGAGAGGTGCAGGAAGTGATGCTTATTTAGTGCCCTTCACTGTACGTGGGAAACGTATGTACTGCTCCGAAAAAAATTTCAGCTTAGGTGAGCTGTGTGTATTTAAGCTAGCAAAAAAAATCACTACGGCGGCGATTGGTAGTTTGCTATTGATAGATGAAGTTGAAATGGCGTTGCATCCTTTAGCACAAGTTAAGTTGCTACAGCAGGTTATTTTAATAGCCAAGGAGCGGAAGTTAACTGTATTGTTTTCTACGCATTCTGCGACGCTGATAAAGAATATCAATAGGAAGAATTTGATATTTTTAAAGCCCGACTCTTTCGGGGTTGTAGATGTCCAGAATTATGCATACCCAGCGCAAGTTCTCGGTGAAATTGCATTTGATGAGGAGTATGGTACTGACTTTATCTTTTATGTAGAAGATAAACATGCTCAGATTTTATTGGATCTCATGTGTGATATGTACCTAGGTATCGTTCAAGCGAGGAGGCCTGGGCGCCCTTTGTATAAAGTCGTACCTGTCGGAGGTTTTATACAGGTGCTAGAAATGCTTAAATCGGCAGCAACTATTTTTCCGGAGCATGTTAAACGGTTTGCTTTGTTGGATGAAGATGTCAAAACGGAAAGTTTGAGAGATTATAAAGCTAGTAACAATAGAAAAGCTCTGGATCTTTTTGAGAGCGCTAAGGATAATTTGGATTATCTGCCGTGCACTCCTGAAGTTGGTGTTGTTGAAATGTTGGAGGTTTATGCCCCTCGTGATTTGGCTTTGTTGAGTCGTGTGAATAATTTGTTTAGTGGTCATAAGCTAAATATTAAGTCAATATGTTCCTCTGCGGGATATAAGCTTTTGGTTAAAGTTAATGTCCGGGATCGTGCTAAGGACCGTTTGGCGCATATTGTACGTGTAGTTACGTCTAAAACAGGGTTGGACGAGCTTCATGTGAAGCGAACGATATTTTCTGAGTATGTGAGCTTTAAATATTCCAATAATGGAGAGTTGCAAAAGCTTCTTGGACCTATTTTTAATTAA
- a CDS encoding MFS transporter has product MSIQQTPGHLLPARSAAKMEAAMAVGAFAIGTGEFAIMGLMPDIAQNLGLSEPQVGHAISAYALGVMVGAPLLAILGAKLLRKHMLLLLMGLYALGNFATAFTPTFGSLVAFRFISGLPHGAYFGIAAVVASSMVPTDKRAGAVARVMMGLTLAMLLGNPIATFLGQHLGWRSAFALVSVIALLTIALVWQFVPHRHDEQRSDPRKELRAFTKPQVWMALSIGAIGFAGMFCVFSYLAPTMLEVTKVSPQWIPFGLAAFGAGGIIGNIAGGKLFDRLQFRAVGWIMVWSMAVLIFFTFAASSLWSVLLGIGLVGTMIAMAAPLQIRLMDIAHEAPSLAAASNHAAFNLANALGPWLGGMAITAGLGWTSTGYIGAVTALIGLGLYLIARRMKGGN; this is encoded by the coding sequence ATGTCTATCCAGCAAACACCCGGGCACCTGCTGCCCGCGCGCAGTGCCGCCAAAATGGAAGCGGCGATGGCCGTGGGCGCATTCGCCATCGGCACCGGCGAATTCGCCATTATGGGCCTGATGCCCGACATCGCGCAGAACCTGGGCTTGAGCGAACCCCAAGTCGGCCACGCCATCAGCGCCTACGCCCTGGGCGTAATGGTCGGCGCCCCGCTGCTGGCCATCCTCGGCGCCAAGCTGCTGCGCAAACACATGCTGCTGTTGCTCATGGGCCTCTACGCCTTGGGCAACTTCGCCACCGCCTTCACCCCCACCTTCGGCTCGCTGGTGGCCTTCCGCTTTATCAGCGGCCTGCCCCACGGCGCCTACTTCGGCATCGCCGCCGTGGTCGCCTCCAGCATGGTGCCCACCGACAAACGCGCCGGCGCCGTGGCCCGCGTCATGATGGGCCTGACCCTGGCCATGCTGCTCGGCAACCCCATCGCCACCTTCCTCGGCCAACACCTGGGCTGGCGCTCAGCCTTCGCATTGGTCAGCGTGATCGCCCTGCTCACCATCGCCCTGGTCTGGCAATTCGTGCCCCATCGCCATGACGAACAACGCAGCGACCCGCGCAAGGAACTGCGCGCCTTCACCAAACCCCAGGTGTGGATGGCCCTGTCCATCGGCGCGATTGGTTTTGCCGGCATGTTCTGCGTGTTCAGCTACCTGGCGCCGACCATGCTGGAAGTGACCAAAGTGTCGCCGCAGTGGATTCCGTTTGGCCTCGCCGCATTTGGCGCGGGCGGCATCATCGGCAACATCGCCGGAGGCAAGCTGTTTGATCGCCTGCAGTTTCGGGCGGTGGGTTGGATCATGGTGTGGTCGATGGCCGTACTGATTTTCTTCACCTTCGCTGCCAGCTCACTGTGGAGCGTACTGCTGGGCATCGGCCTGGTCGGCACCATGATCGCCATGGCCGCGCCGCTGCAAATCCGCCTGATGGACATCGCCCACGAAGCCCCAAGCCTCGCGGCGGCTTCCAACCACGCAGCGTTCAACCTGGCGAACGCGCTGGGCCCTTGGCTTGGCGGCATGGCGATTACGGCCGGGCTCGGCTGGACCAGCACCGGCTACATCGGCGCCGTAACGGCGCTCATCGGCCTGGGCCTCTACCTCATCGCACGCCGCATGAAAGGCGGCAACTAA
- the mqo gene encoding malate dehydrogenase (quinone): MFKKVNTALLGLALSMGITSVHAEEAKKVDVLLIGGGIMSATLGVWLNELEPDWSMEMVERLDGVAEESSNGWNNAGTGHSALAELNYTPEDKNGNVEIPKAVEINEAFQISRQFWSWQVQQGVLKNPRSFINSTPHMSFVWGDDNIKFLKKRYEALKASPLFAGMQYSEDPAQIAKWVPLMMEGRDPNQKIAATWSPIGTDVNFGEITRQFVAHLQTTPKFDLKLSSEVQDITRNDDGSWRVSYKNLKDGTKTETDAKFVFIGAGGGALHLLQKSGIPEAKEYAGFPVGGSFLVTDNPTVAEQHLAKAYGKASVGSPPMSVPHLDTRVLDGKRVILFGPFATFSTKFLKEGSYLDLLTSTTTHNIWPMTKVGIREYPLVEYLAGQLMLSDDDRFKALQEYFPNAKQSDWRLWQAGQRVQIIKRDEEQGGVLKLGTEVVSSADNSIAGLLGASPGASTAAPIMLTVLQKVFKDKVASPAWQEKLHQIVPSYGTKLNDSPEAVAKEWAYTAGVLQLTPPPAIPQLAAPQATEAAKPAAEPSKPASDLAL; encoded by the coding sequence ATGTTTAAAAAAGTAAACACTGCCCTGCTGGGGCTGGCTTTGTCGATGGGGATCACGTCCGTTCACGCGGAAGAGGCAAAGAAAGTCGATGTGCTGCTGATCGGCGGCGGCATCATGAGTGCGACCCTGGGTGTCTGGCTCAATGAGCTGGAACCGGACTGGTCGATGGAGATGGTCGAACGCCTCGATGGCGTGGCCGAAGAAAGCTCCAACGGCTGGAACAACGCCGGTACCGGTCACTCGGCTCTGGCCGAGCTGAACTACACCCCGGAAGACAAGAACGGCAACGTTGAGATCCCTAAAGCGGTCGAGATCAACGAAGCGTTCCAGATCTCCCGCCAGTTCTGGTCCTGGCAGGTCCAGCAGGGCGTGTTGAAGAACCCGCGTTCGTTCATCAACTCCACTCCGCACATGAGCTTTGTGTGGGGCGATGACAACATCAAGTTCCTGAAAAAACGTTATGAAGCGCTGAAGGCGAGCCCGCTGTTCGCCGGCATGCAGTACTCCGAAGACCCGGCGCAGATCGCCAAGTGGGTGCCGCTGATGATGGAAGGGCGTGATCCCAACCAGAAAATCGCGGCCACCTGGAGCCCGATCGGCACCGACGTGAACTTTGGCGAGATCACCCGCCAGTTCGTGGCTCACCTGCAAACCACGCCGAAGTTCGACCTGAAACTGTCGAGCGAAGTGCAGGACATCACCCGCAACGACGACGGTTCGTGGCGTGTGAGCTACAAAAACCTCAAGGACGGCACCAAGACTGAAACCGACGCCAAGTTCGTGTTCATCGGCGCCGGCGGCGGTGCCCTGCACCTGCTGCAAAAGTCGGGCATTCCTGAAGCCAAGGAATACGCCGGCTTCCCGGTGGGCGGTTCGTTCCTGGTGACCGACAACCCAACGGTCGCCGAGCAGCACCTGGCCAAGGCCTACGGCAAGGCTTCGGTGGGTTCGCCACCGATGTCGGTTCCGCACCTGGACACTCGCGTGCTGGATGGCAAGCGCGTGATTCTGTTTGGCCCATTCGCCACCTTCTCGACCAAGTTCCTCAAGGAAGGCTCGTATCTGGACCTGCTGACCAGCACCACCACCCACAACATCTGGCCCATGACCAAAGTCGGTATTCGTGAATACCCACTGGTCGAGTACCTCGCCGGCCAACTGATGCTGTCCGATGACGACCGCTTCAAGGCGCTGCAGGAGTACTTCCCGAACGCCAAGCAGTCCGACTGGCGCCTGTGGCAAGCCGGTCAGCGCGTGCAGATCATCAAGCGTGACGAAGAGCAGGGCGGCGTCCTGAAGCTGGGTACCGAAGTGGTCAGCTCCGCCGACAACTCCATTGCCGGCCTGCTGGGTGCATCGCCAGGCGCGTCGACCGCGGCTCCGATCATGCTGACCGTGCTGCAGAAAGTCTTCAAGGACAAGGTAGCAAGCCCGGCCTGGCAGGAAAAACTGCACCAGATCGTGCCAAGCTACGGCACCAAGTTGAACGACAGCCCTGAAGCGGTTGCCAAGGAATGGGCCTACACGGCCGGTGTGCTGCAACTGACCCCGCCGCCAGCGATCCCGCAACTGGCGGCTCCACAGGCCACCGAGGCTGCCAAGCCTGCGGCTGAGCCGAGCAAGCCGGCGTCTGACCTGGCGCTGTAA
- a CDS encoding DMT family transporter: protein MKRSTLGLLLLQVAFVLSWSSGYIGAKLGTQDGGAFNLLFWRFLLVSLCLGLFLNVRLLKVSWAQIRHYAVVGCLSQFLYLSCLYVAIQNGLPPGIAAIIAALQPLMTAALSTGSATERSGGWQWVGLVVSFAGVAVVIAGQYSNSATEVSLVMYGLPLVSALGLTLATLYERRSVQNQSVGLLIPLFIQSLLSLIGFTAAVLYTDTLSIPHDTDVLVSIVWLTVFSTFAAYLSLWRLLRVMTATQVAALVYLEPPVTLVWAALMFGDRIHASTYAGIAVVIAGLALLRLKRPTVACTS, encoded by the coding sequence ATGAAGCGATCAACCCTGGGATTGCTGCTGTTGCAAGTGGCGTTCGTCCTGTCATGGAGTTCGGGCTATATCGGCGCCAAGCTTGGCACCCAAGACGGCGGTGCGTTCAACCTGCTGTTCTGGCGTTTCCTGTTGGTATCGCTGTGCCTGGGGCTGTTCCTGAACGTCAGGTTGTTGAAGGTTTCATGGGCGCAGATCCGCCATTACGCCGTGGTCGGTTGCCTGTCGCAGTTTCTGTACCTGAGTTGCCTCTATGTGGCGATTCAGAACGGTCTGCCGCCTGGCATTGCGGCGATCATTGCGGCGTTGCAGCCGTTGATGACTGCGGCATTGTCGACGGGCAGCGCCACCGAGCGCAGCGGCGGTTGGCAATGGGTGGGGCTCGTGGTCAGCTTTGCCGGCGTGGCGGTTGTGATCGCCGGGCAGTACAGCAATAGCGCAACCGAGGTAAGCCTGGTCATGTATGGGCTGCCCCTGGTGTCGGCGCTGGGGCTGACGTTGGCGACTCTGTACGAACGCCGTTCGGTGCAGAACCAGAGCGTCGGCTTGCTCATACCGCTGTTTATCCAATCGCTGCTGAGCCTGATCGGCTTCACCGCCGCTGTGCTTTACACCGACACCTTGAGCATTCCCCATGACACCGACGTACTGGTTTCGATTGTGTGGTTGACGGTGTTTTCCACCTTTGCCGCTTACTTGAGCCTGTGGCGGCTGTTGCGTGTCATGACGGCTACCCAGGTTGCAGCGTTGGTCTACCTGGAGCCCCCGGTCACCCTGGTTTGGGCAGCGCTGATGTTCGGCGACAGGATCCATGCCTCGACCTATGCCGGCATTGCCGTGGTCATTGCCGGGCTGGCTTTATTGCGCCTGAAGCGACCGACCGTCGCGTGTACATCCTGA
- a CDS encoding LysR family transcriptional regulator — MAKQLNIDLLRTFHAVARFGRFNEAAEHVHRSASTVTTQIQKLEDQVGQRLFSRSNQGVDLTLYGRKLLGETTEFLKSHDRLLISLMPQRMQGKIRLGVPDTYAPAFIQAFVPRLIADNPLLELEIEARTSGELLNLFTANQLDLAITVSAQPLAQGERLGTVQPLWVAAEPFSYPPNAPLPITVPIAGCPYRAAALQTLKDHGIYHRVLLESPNSSAVEACVRSGVAVGLMEESRMGQGLRHMTELPALPAQHLYLLCDTANALALHLYEQVRHFRV, encoded by the coding sequence ATGGCCAAACAACTGAATATCGATCTACTGCGCACCTTTCACGCCGTCGCGCGCTTTGGCCGCTTCAACGAAGCGGCCGAGCATGTGCACCGCAGCGCTTCCACCGTGACCACGCAGATTCAGAAACTGGAAGACCAGGTCGGCCAGCGCCTGTTCAGCCGCAGCAACCAGGGCGTGGACCTGACGCTGTACGGCCGAAAACTGCTGGGCGAAACCACCGAATTTCTCAAAAGCCATGACCGCCTGCTGATCTCGCTGATGCCCCAGCGCATGCAGGGCAAGATCCGCCTGGGCGTGCCCGACACCTACGCGCCCGCCTTCATCCAGGCATTTGTGCCACGCCTGATTGCTGACAACCCGCTGCTGGAGCTGGAAATCGAAGCGCGCACCAGTGGCGAACTGTTGAATCTGTTCACGGCCAACCAACTGGACCTGGCCATTACCGTCAGCGCTCAGCCGCTGGCACAGGGTGAGCGCTTGGGCACCGTGCAACCGCTGTGGGTGGCCGCCGAGCCGTTCAGTTACCCGCCAAACGCGCCGCTGCCCATCACAGTACCCATCGCCGGTTGCCCGTATCGGGCCGCAGCGTTACAGACGCTGAAGGATCACGGGATTTACCATCGAGTGCTGCTGGAAAGTCCCAACTCGTCGGCGGTAGAGGCGTGCGTGCGCAGCGGCGTGGCCGTGGGCCTGATGGAGGAGAGCCGCATGGGCCAAGGGCTGAGACACATGACCGAGCTGCCGGCCCTCCCCGCCCAGCATCTGTATCTGCTGTGCGATACCGCTAATGCACTGGCCCTGCATTTGTACGAGCAAGTCAGGCACTTCAGGGTCTGA
- a CDS encoding YXWGXW repeat-containing protein: MLLRYAAMAAVVVAASGCVQERVVHERRPVQREYVEVVAPQPPPVQVIEVEPAARDGYIWSRGYWRWQGGRYVAVHGHWEPVREGYRYVHPHWVQRNDGFHWQVGGWVR; encoded by the coding sequence ATGTTGCTACGTTATGCAGCAATGGCGGCGGTAGTCGTCGCGGCTTCCGGATGTGTGCAAGAGCGTGTCGTACATGAACGTCGACCGGTGCAGCGTGAGTATGTGGAAGTCGTGGCACCCCAACCGCCGCCGGTGCAAGTGATCGAAGTCGAGCCGGCGGCGCGCGACGGTTATATCTGGTCACGCGGTTACTGGCGCTGGCAAGGCGGACGCTATGTGGCGGTACACGGCCATTGGGAGCCGGTGCGCGAGGGTTATCGCTATGTGCACCCGCATTGGGTACAGCGCAATGACGGGTTTCACTGGCAGGTCGGTGGCTGGGTTCGCTGA
- a CDS encoding AbrB/MazE/SpoVT family DNA-binding domain-containing protein, protein MEIFTMATATLTSKGQITIPVQVRTALGLETGDRVEFVEMEDGKFSMIAASKTVTDLKGLISKPANAVSIEDMNQAIATQGAKAG, encoded by the coding sequence ATGGAGATCTTCACTATGGCAACCGCAACACTGACTTCAAAAGGACAAATCACTATCCCTGTCCAGGTCAGGACAGCCCTCGGCCTGGAAACAGGCGACCGGGTGGAATTCGTTGAAATGGAAGACGGCAAGTTTTCCATGATCGCCGCGAGTAAAACCGTCACCGACCTCAAGGGACTGATCAGCAAGCCGGCCAATGCGGTGTCCATCGAGGACATGAACCAGGCCATCGCGACCCAGGGAGCAAAAGCCGGATGA
- a CDS encoding CopG family transcriptional regulator yields the protein MTGISLNLPEDLSNSLADLAKTNGQTASYLAMDVLRDHIEHEKTLTAQIELAVKDADEGKFATDEQVAAMRARRWSRNAG from the coding sequence ATGACTGGAATATCCCTAAACCTGCCGGAAGACCTGTCCAACTCTCTCGCCGACCTGGCCAAAACCAATGGCCAAACAGCGAGCTACCTGGCGATGGACGTTCTTCGAGACCACATCGAGCACGAAAAAACGCTGACCGCTCAGATCGAACTGGCGGTAAAAGACGCCGACGAGGGCAAATTCGCCACTGATGAACAAGTGGCGGCTATGCGCGCTAGGCGCTGGAGCAGGAATGCGGGTTGA
- a CDS encoding type II toxin-antitoxin system RelE/ParE family toxin: protein MRVEWLEKALKNLEDEANYIALENSKAADDFSDAIFASVDRLAQFPSMGRDGRVKHTREWAVPNWSYLIPYRVRGDRLQTLGVFHTRQRPRSKW, encoded by the coding sequence ATGCGGGTTGAGTGGCTTGAAAAAGCACTCAAGAATCTGGAAGACGAAGCGAACTATATTGCTCTCGAAAATTCAAAAGCCGCTGACGACTTCTCGGATGCCATTTTCGCCAGCGTCGACAGACTGGCTCAGTTTCCTTCCATGGGGCGCGATGGTCGGGTGAAACATACCCGCGAATGGGCAGTTCCCAACTGGTCCTATCTGATCCCGTATAGAGTGCGAGGTGATCGACTGCAGACCCTTGGCGTATTCCATACACGGCAACGTCCTCGCTCGAAGTGGTAA
- a CDS encoding DUF6124 family protein, which translates to MHNNTRSSSLDQTASSVDAKPQAAAQRAINHHLPPSDDVAPVEHSSNNLFLVNPTIDPETLLANAAENLASANEMAATLAFDLDDSQRAVALGIQQLIELSSLLVGRAQEQVAPVAASVKA; encoded by the coding sequence ATGCACAACAACACACGCAGTTCTTCACTTGATCAAACTGCATCGTCCGTCGATGCCAAGCCTCAAGCCGCAGCACAGCGCGCAATCAACCATCACTTGCCGCCATCCGACGACGTTGCGCCCGTCGAACACTCAAGCAACAACCTCTTCCTCGTCAACCCAACCATCGACCCCGAAACCCTCCTGGCCAACGCCGCCGAGAACCTCGCATCCGCCAACGAAATGGCCGCCACCCTGGCGTTCGACCTCGACGACTCCCAGCGCGCCGTCGCCCTGGGCATTCAGCAGTTGATCGAGCTGAGCTCGCTGCTTGTTGGCCGAGCCCAGGAGCAGGTTGCGCCTGTAGCTGCCTCAGTTAAAGCCTGA